CATAAAATAAGCTGTCAGGCTTGTGAGGAATGGAGGTTATAATGGAACGAATGCCTGCGTTGTTTATAGGACATGGTTCTCCTATGAATGCAATTGAAGAAAATACCTTTGTAAAAGAGTGGAAAGCCCTGAAAGATAAACTTCCTCATCCAGAGGCAATCTTATCTGTATCTGCCCACTGGTTTACAAGCGGTACCAAAGTTTCGGATTCAAGAGCGCCTGAAACAATTTATGATATGTACGGTTTTCCGAAAGAACTATATGAAATTATTTATAAGGCAAAAGGAGCACCACAGTTTGCCCATAAAACCCAGCAAATTATCAGCCGTCAGGTTGCTATTGATAATACATGGGGTTATGACCACGGTACTTGGTCCGTTCTGCACAGAATATATCCAGAAGCTGATATCCCTGTGTTTCAGCTTAGTGTAGATAGAAATGCCTCGGTCCTGGAGCATTATAAAATTGGTCAGGAGCTGACAAAACTTCGAGAACAAGGGGTTTTGATTTTTGGTAGTGGTAACGTGGTACACAATTTAGCCAGAATTAGTTGGGAGATGGAGGGTGGCTATACTTGGGCAGAAGAATTTGATGCCTATATCAAAGAAAATATAGTAAGCCGAAAGGATGACAATGTTCTGAATTATCACAAGATAGGTACCTCCTCAACCTTAGCCTTTACTTCCCTAGATCATTATGCACCATTACTGTATGTTTTGGGAGCCTCCCATAAGTCAGAACAGATTACAGTATTTAATGATTCCTGTATTTTAGGTTCACTTTCTATGACCAGTTATCTGTTCGAATAGTAGATTCCTATATTATTAAATACAATGAATAACCTTAATTAAAAGTCATGCCAAATAATACGGCATACAATAGGAGCTAGTACAATTAAATATAACAAAGAAAGGAATGCCACATATTGCTTCTTCACACTTTTATTTGTGGCAGTAACACATTTGTAAATAGTTGTGTTATGTAATGGGTGCTTATATGAGTAAATGTAATATTAAAAAAATTATACGTGGGCAAAGAGCGGTTGATGGTGCCGGTGTTCACCTTGTTCGGGTATTAGGAAGCGATGATATGAAAGATTTTGATCCTTTTTTAATGTTGGATTCTTTTGATTCTGTAAATCCCTCCGACTATACTGCAGGATTTCCCATGCATCCTCATCGGGGAATAGAAACAATCACCTATCTGATAGCCGGTGAAATTGAACACGAAGATAGTCTTGGGAATAAAGGGTCTATACATTCCGGAGAGACGCAATGGATGACTGCTGGCAGCGGTATCCTTCATCAAGAGATGCCTCAGGCCTCCGACAGAATGCTTGGCATCCAACTATGGTTAAACCTGCCCCGGAATGAAAAAATGACAGAACCTGCTTACTTTAGCATAACGGAGGAAATGATTGCTAAAACCACACAGGAAGAGGTGGAGATTAAAGTTATATCCGGTACATTTGGCAGTACTGCTGGCATTGTACCTAAGCATATTCCAGCTACTCTTTTCGATATTTTATTACCTCCCGGAAAAGAGCTTTTAGTTCCAGTAAAAAGTGATGAAACTGCATTTATTTTCTTAATCGAAGGAGATACAATCTTAGAAGGTAAAAGGGTTTCTGAAAAGTCAGCTATTTTATATGATAAGGGAGATGAAATTGTTGTTCTTGCACCTCAAGATTCTCCATCCAGAGTCTTATTCTTCTCCGGTAAACCACTCCATGAACCAATTGCCTGGGGAGGTCCAATTGTAATGAATACAAAGGAAGAATTAGGAGTTGCTTTTGAGGAACTAAGAAAAGGTACTTTTATTAAATAGAGTTTGGGTACTTTTTTGGTTCTGAAAGCTTTAAGATAAATCGTATATTACTTGAAGTTGACACACGAGCCGCATTAAAGCGGCTCATTTTGCATTCATGAATCTTATAAATTCTTTATAATTGTATGGTATAATTTCACTATAAATGAACTTTACGCACTTGGATGTTTCAAGCTTTCATTAAAGCTGGCAGACACAATGACTACTATATAGATATATATACTTGCGGAATCACTCTCTTGAAAGAAAGTAGCAGGCAAAATTATTAAAATAAAATGGGGGGACTGCCTATAATCATAAACTGTTTTTGATGATTTTGACTAGTTCCATTACATTCATACAATGTCATTCAAAGACAGTTTCGCAACTACCTATGTTAAGAAAAGAAAGGTGATTTGACTTGAGCAAAATACTTATTATTGATGATGAAGAGGAATTAGTAGAACTCCTAAAGGACGAACTTCATGCCAGAGGTCATGAAGTACTAACTGCTTATGATGGTATAGCAGGTATAAACTTGGCCGAGAAACATCCAGATCTTATTCTTTTAGATGTCATGCTTCCCGCATCGGATGGATTTACCGTTTGCAGAACCATACGTGAAAAGGTATTATGTCCTATATTATTTATGAGTGCAAGGCAATCGGAAGCAGACCGGGTAAGAGGGTTGACACTCGGAGGCGATGATTATATTGTAAAGCCCTTTACATTGAGAGAATTAATGGCTCGTATTGAAGCTAATTTAAGGCGTGAACAAAGAGCACACTATGTAAATAAAGAACAAAAGCGCACAAAATTATATTTTGGCATATTGGAACTGAATTTAATAGAACGCACACTTACCATCAATAATCAAAATATAATACTAACCAGGCGTGAATATGATATTGTTGAATTTCTTGGCATGCATAGCGGACAGGTTTTTTCCAGAGAACAAATCTATGAGAAGATTTGGGGCTATGACGCAGACGGTGATTCCAATACTGTTGTTGAACATATAAAGAAAATCCGTTCAAAACTCCACACTGCTGACTCAGAAACAGAATATCTGTCTACCGTATGGGGAATTGGATACAAATGGAATAAAATCCGTGGAAAGGATGCTCTATGATGAAGCATCCTAAAGTTAGTAATAAGCCCATTAAAGTACAAGTCAGGCGTACATTCTTAAAAATCATTGCTGCCAGTGTACTGGCAACCGCAATCACATATATTCTAACCCTGATACTGCTTATTTATCATGAACAAAATACTATACTTCCGGCTAACTATTATGAACAACAAATTCCTGCCATCTATAAGTACATTGAAAAAAAAGGAGAAGTATTGTTAGGCTCATCAGAAAAAGACCGATTGGAAGAAATCATTCCGATAGAAGGCATGGAGTATCAGGTGTTAAACGCTGCCGGCGACATCCTATACGGCACGTATAATGCTACTGTTATCAATAATTCAAAAGATATATACTATAAACTCAATAAAACAGAAGGATATAAAGGCAGCTATATACACTATATCCCTGTTCTAAGCGCAGATGATAACAAAACTCTGCAAGGGGTCGTTTTATTAATTTACGATCTTAAGTTAGGTTATACTAATAATTATTATCGGTTTATATACACCTTTGCTTTTACAACTGCATTACTACCACCTTTTATATACATCATTCTGTTTACGCTGATTTTTTCAAAACGTTTTGCCAATGGTATTAACAAACCACTAAGTATGCTAATGACAGCATATCAAAAAGTAGGCGAAAAAGATTTGGATTTTGAAATAATTTATGAGTCCGGTGATGAATTAGGACAGTTATGTAATGCTTTTAACAAAATGAAAGAGGCGTTAAAGCACTCTTTGGAATACCAGTGGAAATTGGAACAGGAACGGATAGATACCATCCAAAATCTGGCTCATGATTTGAAAACTCCTATCTCAAACCTTATGATATATGCAGAATCTCTATTAAGTCAGGACAACCATTCGAATGATAAGTTGAACCGTTATCTTCAGGTCATACATGATAATGCAGAGCGCAGTGTCCAACTTGTCAGTCAGATGCAATACACCACTGATCTTGAATATGATGAAAGTCATCTGTTACTTGCTCCCGTTAACATAACTGATTTTGTGCATGCTAAATTAGCAGAATACGAGCTTAAAGCAAGCCGTAAGAAAATAATAATTACGTTTAATTCCTCAAATGCATATGGGGCAAATTTTTATATTGATATAGAAAAACTGGAACGTATACTAGACAATGTTCTATCCAATGCTGTATCCTATACTCCCACTGGCGGTACCATATCTGTCTTCCTTAAAATAAAAAACAACTACATTCATTACACCATTCAGGATACCGGTATAGGTTTTCAGGGAAAAGTAATAGAAAAAGCAACCCAGAGGTTTTATAGGGGAGATAATGCACGTAACAGTGAAACCGGTCATTCCGGACTTGGGCTCTATATAAGCAAACAGCTTTTAGAGAAAATGAATGGTTCCTTAACTGTGGGAAATTCTGAAACAGGCGGAGCTAGAGTTGAAATATGGCATAAAATCTATCACCAAACCTAAACAATACCGTAAGTACCCATACGGCACCAGGTTATAGTTTATTTTAATATGTTGTGATATAATAACTACAAGTGGATACACAGCCTAAGTAAGTCTTTACCATGGCTTAATAAATTGCAATCAATATCCGCAGAAAACAAAAGAAGGAGAATACGAATGATTCCAGGTAGTATAATTGGAGTAGGTAATACTGCAACTGTATATGATTGGGAGCCCGGAAAGGTAATAAAACTTTTTCACTCCGGCTATCCGAAAGCTTCTGTTGAAAGAGAATATCATAATGCAGTAATGCTGCAAGATAAGAAGTTCTCAAAACCATCTGTTTATGATTTTATTATAGTTGATAACAGGTATGGTATTGTATATGATAAGATTCAAGGAGAATCCTTATTAGATAGATTACTGCAAACACAGAATTTAAATGAGAGTGCAAAAATCTTAGCTGAGCTTCATCAGGAAATACTGCAAAATCATATACAGGAGGTTCCGGATTATAAAGATTTTTTACGTCATAACTTAGAAAAGGTATCTTGGCAATCCCAAAAAGAAAAAGAGAAGATATTAGATTTATTACATGGTTTACCAAAAGGTAATATCCTGTGCCATGGTGATTTTCATCCGGGAAATGTAATATTGACACCTGAAAAACCAGTTGTAATTGATTTTATGAATATCTGTGCAGGCGATTACTATTATGACGTTGCAAGAACTGTATTCTTAATAGAATTTACTCCTGTACCGTCTGTTCCGGGAGACGTTGAAACCCTAATGGAATTAAAAACTGCTTTAGCAGATGCTTATCTAAAATACATGAAGGTTACCCGAGATGAGATTTCTAATGTTCTTCCGGTTATTATAGCCTCAAGGGCTGGCGAATAAAAATATAAAATCTTAACAACCAAAAAGGAACTACAATAGAAGGCTTCAAGCTTGCATAAAGTATAGAACTTCTCATATATTTTAACAACCAAACTCAATGTCAGGCACATTATGAACCTATTTCATACTTTTTACCATATATGGAATGACCAGCTGCTTCAGACGAAATGTTATATGGCAAGTATACATAGTATGGCAGATGTTACCGGTCAATTTCCTTACAGGGCAGAAATTGTAGCGGAAAACTTAAGAGTTCCCTGGGCAATAGACATCAGTGAAGACGGAACCATATACTTTACCGAGCGTATCGGAAATGTACAAAAAATAAAAGATGGACTTCTTTTATCTGAGCCGATAGTAAGCTTAAAATCTCCCTTTATCAGCCAAGGTGAAAGCGGTCTTATGGGGCTGGTTTTAGATCCGGACTTTGGTGAGAATCATTATCTATATCTTATGTATACCTATCGTGAAAATGGCTCTTTATATAACCGGATAGTCCGATTTACAGAAGAGGACGATAAATTAACGGAAGAGACTGTTATATTTGATAAAATACCCGCAAGCGCCACTCATAACGGAGGACGCATTAAAATCGGACCGGACAATAAATTATATATTGCAACCGGTGATGCAAACAATACAGAATTACCCCAGGATAAAAATAGCCTTGGGGGAAAAATTCTCCGTATAGAACTAGACGGCAGTATACCAGTGGATAATCCTTTTCCCGATTCCCCGGTCTATAGTCTGGGTTTTCGTAATCCTCAGGGTATAGCTTTTAATTCCAATGCTGTTATGTATGCTTCAGAACACGGTGAACTTGCTCAGGATGAAATAAACGTTATTATTCCAGGTGGAAATTATGGCTGGCCATTATATACAGGTAATGAAGGTTCTGACAGCGAAGATTATCAAAAGCCACTCGTTAGCAACAGTACTGAAACTTGGGCACCTTCCGGTTTAGCCTTTATCACGCAGGGACCGTTCACAGGTCAATTACTTGCTGCCACCTTGCGTGGCAACAGATTACTTGCTGTCTCCTTAGAGGCGGATGGTACAGCAGCAGAAGCAATAAATTCATGGCTCTATGGCAGATATGGCCGATTAAGAGATGTGTTTCAGGCCAAGGATGGTTCCATCTACCTTCTCACTAGTAACACGGATGCAAGAGGTTTACCCCAAAGTAATGACGATAAATTAATTCAATTAATACCAACTGATTAAATATTTTAACAACTTTATTCCTCACTAACCTCTGTCTTATTAGTAAAGTATGTTAGTCCTCCTAATTATTCGTTGAATAATTCTGACAAAAAATGCAACACTAACACTATATTGGGGCAGTATAGCAAAACTGTATAGAATAACTGGGGTCGTTAACACAAGCTTGTGCTGACCAGCAAGTTCGCAGGATTTTGGAAGAATGAAATTATTAGGATAAAACAGGAGGAAAAATAATGCCTGAAAACAATATGAATCAATTAACAAACAATTTGCCTATGATGGCACTGGATGATATTCCCATCCCAAAGCCTGGCGCACAGCAAATTGTTGCTCTGGTGAAAGAAAGTGGACGTGTCACTGGTTACCAGCTTTCTGATGGCAGAGTTCTAGAGAAAGAAGAGGGTGTCCTGCTGGCAAAACAAGGCGGAATACAGGGTGTGGGAATTGCTTCCAGAAACGGAAATGAATATTTAAAGTCTCTTCCGGATGGCAGTGAGAGCAACAATTTAAGTAACTTACCCTCTGTCTCAAATTAAATATAGTATGGAATAAATGTATAAGGACGTGTTGCAAAACCATTTGTAAAAACTGTTTTGCAACACGCCCTTCGTTTGCCTCCATAAGCAGAAATTTATTGACTCCCTGTTAAAAATAAGTAATAATAATGATGTACAAACTCTTTTTACTCAATTAGATGGACTTACTAAGAAAAGGAAAATGATAATGGAAGAAAATAAAATAACCGTTAAATCCATTGATGAATATATTGGGCAGTTTCCAGACGATTTACAAAAAAAGCTTATGGAGTTAAAAAAAGTCATCCAACTTGCTGTACCAGAGGCAACGGAAAAAATCAGCTATGGTATGCCCACTTTTTATCTTTATGGGAATCTGGTTCATTTTGCCGCCCATCAAAAGCATATTGGTTTCTATCCGGGTTCCAGTGGTATCGAAGCATTTATGGATAGATTCGAAGGATATAAGGTATCAAAGGGCACTGTACAGTTTCCTATTGATAATCCTTTCCCTTATGATTTGATTACAGAAATAGTAAGATACAGAGCTATACAAAACGTTGCCTGGGCGAAAGAGAAGAAAAGTAAACGAAAAAAGTAATTGAATTTATTTAAAAATTAGCTTGTCAATTTAACTACTTTGTGATAAATTATATAGGTATTGATGATTAAATAATTGATAAAAATGGAAATATTTTTATAGAGATATTTCTAACATATGGGGGTATAGCTCAGTTGGGAGAGCGCTTGAATGGCATTCAAGAGGTCATGGGTTCAAGTCCCACTATCTCCACTTAAACAATAAGCCACAGGCAGGAAAGCTTGTGGCTTAAATTATAACTCATAGGGACGGGATACTTGATAAATCAAAGGTAAAGAGGGTGCTTTCATTTTGGGAATGTGCCTTTTTTATAGTTGATTACATTTACATCAATTGATCTGGTGTCAAGACCCTCTGTTGTGATACACTGTCTACCTTTAATACCGAACAGGCTGCCAAAGCCTTATTGTATCATATCCTAAGTTTAGACCTCTAATATAGTTAATAATTCAAAAGTACTAATGCAATCATCAAGTAAAGACAATTTCGAGGATTATCTAAATCCATATTTATAAAAGTAGAGATTTTATTTAATCGTTCTAAGAGAGTGGTGCGGTGGATAAACATTTTTTTTGCAGCATGTGTTGCATTGAATTTTTGATCAATATATGTTTTTAGAGTGAGGACATATTGAGTATTATGATTCTTATCATATTCTCTCATCTTGATTAGACCATCTGGGCAAAGAGATTCTGGTGTAAGGTTCTGGCAGGGACTATTTAGTATATACTCAAGGCAATAGTCTTCAAATTTATAGTAATGTAAATTCGGATTTAAATGTTTTCCAAGTTCCAGTGCAGAGGAAGCCTGAATATAATAATTTCTCACATTATTAATATCGCTAAATTCTTTACTTTTACCTAATCTAAGGTTACTACTCTGAAGAAGTGAGTGTAATTTTGTTTCAGTTTTAATATCGCTCAATAAGGACAAGTTGATTACTGTACAGAGATTGTTGTGATATTCGAATACGATGGCAGAGTTAGTAAAGATTTTTTCGATTTGGGCACATTGGGATTTAATCATATTGTAGCGGATGTCCATTTCAGATAATTCAATGAAGCAGAAATTAAAATTATGGTTTGCCTTCCAACTATGGGATGTGAGCGCTTTTTCAAGTGTCTGTTCTGTTACTTGCTGTTTATTTAGATACTGTTTTAGAATATAATTCAACGAAGTAAAATGGTTTTGTTCATGAACTTGATTTTGCTCATAATTGAGCAGGGCATAATGAGCCATGTGTCGCAGTAGAATTGGGTCGCTCTCTCGGAAAGGTGCGCGCGCTTCCATAATCGAAATAAAAAGTACAAATCTGCCCTGAGATCGAACTACGATGGATAGGTGCCGGTAATCGTGATCTGAAAATGTTGGTATCTCGTTGTTCCACATTTGCTCATAGTTTTCACTTTGCTTCAAATCAGTCAAGCATTTTTCTGGTATATAATTGTATTTAATATTTAATGGGTTATTTTTTGACTCTGCAAGTATACGATAATCGGCATCACTGAAGTAAATAGGATTGCGGAATATAATGTCGGACACATCAATAATATCTTGTAAGTCTGTATTGTAATTGACACATTGTTGCAGACGTTGATCCCAGGTGTCATATTGATTAAATAATACTTGTACTTCATTGAAAAGAGCAAGAATGTTGATTTCATCCTTGACACAGATAATAGAAAGCTCCTTATTAAAAAAATCTTCTGGCGGCTTTCCCACACTGATTAAACAAGCACCGAGCTCTGTCTTGAGAGAAGCCGGTAATGATTGCTGAGAAGCAATATATATATGGTCACATAATAGTACCTCCTGATTAATATAATGTTCTGGTCGATTCAAATGTAATTCATCGGAGTAGTTATCATTTTTTGTACAAAGAATAATATCTGATAATTGTTCCAGAAGAATAGAAATATTGAGATGCATAATTATACCTCCTTTATAAACACTACAAATTGTAGCTTGTTTTCTTGAAAAAAGCAATAGTTTACGGCTATCTATTTTAAATATGCAGGAGTAGAATATAATCATACTCAAATTAGACTACAATATGTCGGTATAAAGAGTATGCTGTGTAAAATTAATTTTCAAGATAGGAGAATGATAAGATGAACGAGACAATCAAAATCATATTAAACAGAAGAAGCATCCGCAAGTATAAAAATGAACAGATTAAAGATGAGGAACTGCAAATGATACTGGAAGCTGGAAAATACGCTCCTTGTGGCTTGAATCAACAATCTACATACTTTACTGTAGTACAAAATGAAAAGATGCTAAAAAAAATTAATGATGTGTGCAAGCAAGTCTACCTCAGTTCAGGGATTAAAGTTTTTGAGGATCGAGCAAAGGCTGATAATTTTTGTGTATATCATGGTGCTCCGACGTTTGTTATAGCATGTGGTGAAAAGGAGGTAGCCGCTTATCTTAATAACGGCAGTGTGGCGCTAGAAAACATGTTGATTGCTGCTGAATCAATAGGAATTGGTTCATGTTGGATTCATGCATTGACCATGATTTTCCAGACAGAGGAAGGACAAACATTGAAAAACGAATTAGGAATCCCAGACAATCATGTCTTTGTCGGCGCAGCAGCTTTTGGATATAAAGACATGCCACAGCCATCTCCGGCTCCAAGAAAGGAAGGAACAGTAAATATTATTCGTTAAATAATCTTTAGTAGATAAAGTAAATATTTACTGCTGGTTATAAGGCATAGATTATTGGAGGTACCTATGATTGCGAGAATTGTAAAAATAAAATGTATTACAGGAATGGAAGATCAATTAATCAGGGTAGGTAAGAATAAATTGGTTTCACTAAATGTTAAAGCTGGCTGTATCGAAGTACATTTCCTAGAGCCGAACCATGAGGATGACAACCCACATTTTGGTGTTATTAGTTTATGGAAAAATCAACAATCGCTTAATTCCCTAAGAAATAATAAAGAATACCGTTCGTTACAAAGTGAATTAGCACCACTGATTGATTTGATAACAGAAGAAATATATACCATATCTGATTAAGGATAAGCGGATTAATCAGTTATCTGACAATACAAAAGTAATAAAGGAGATTATAAAAATGACACAGATTTATCCAAATCTATATCAGTTCACAGATGTTGTTGAGCCAATTAAACTTTCTATGCACCAATACTTGCTTTTAACGGATGAGCCAATCCTTATTCAAACAGGCTCTGTAACACAAGCTCAAGCCATGTTACCTAAGATTAAGGAGTTACTAGGTGACTGCTCACTCAAATATATTTTAATTTCTCATTTTGAAGCAGATGAGTGCGGAGGTCTGTCACTGATTATAAAAGAGTATCCAAATGCAATTGCTGTTTGTTCGGAAGTGACTGCAAGGCAAATCTTAGGGTTTGGAATTGCAGCAAATGTTGAAATTAAAAAACCGGGAGACTTCTTCACCGGAAGTAACTTTGACTTTGAAATAATTAGTTATCCCTCTGAGGTGCATATATGGGAAGGCCTTCTGTTCATGGAAAAGAAGAACAGAATTTTTTTCAGCAGCGATTTGATGTTTGGAATGGGAGAAAACCATGGACAAGTTCTAGAAACCAGTTGGGACGATGCGGTGGGTGTCAGTGGCGCAGAGTCTCTTCCCACCCTTGATATGCAAAAGAAGTTGATTGCTGATTTGAAAACACTTAGTCCTGTGTTTGTAGCATCTGGACATGGACCTTGTATCAAGATCGTGTAAGCAGCAGAATGCAGAATAGCAACAAGAGTCTTTCCTGAAATATAGAATGTTTTAAGTTTAATAGCCCTTCTGGATTAAAGACAGCAAGACTACGGGTAAACTTCACGAACCTAAAACGATAAGTTTGGAGATTTGACTCGGGCTGAATAAGTAGATTGGCGCATACTGTCATGTTTGTCAAACCACCTGGACTTTTCTACTGAATTTCAGTGGCTTTCAGTCAATATTTACCAGTCGACAGTATTAAAACATGGTACACTAAAATAGGGATAATGCTTGAGGAAGATCCGAATATCAGAGATAAAAAAATGATAAAACTACAGAAGACCATTGAAAAGTATACCCTTCCATATCGGAAATGCAAAGGACGTGAAAGGGTATTTAAGAATTCTAACTAATATAGAAAGAATTAGGTAGGGGCTCCTTATTAGATGTAGGTATATATAATATTTTTTATAGTTCATTTATATTTGGCAAAACTCCTACAAATATCTGTAGTTATATATTTATCGGAGAAACTGGAGTAGATGAAAGCGCTTCCGTTATTTTATCTTGTAAAGATGGAGAGCAGGCATTACTTTATAGTGCTATAAACATTGATACCATAAAATCTGCCAATATTCTTGGAACGAAAGGGAGGATATGTCCCAAATTTTCAAGTGCAGATACTGCTCATATTCTTACTAATGGAGTTGAAGAAAAAATACACTTGTCTTTTGAGATAAACGATATGGAGTATCAGGTTAGAGAAGTATTAAAGTGCATGAATGAGGGGAAAATTCAAAGTGTAATTATGAGTTGGAACGATTCAATTGAAATAATGATAATAATGGATAGTGTAAGAAGCCAAATGAGATTCTCATAATTGTGGTATACGTTTTTTCACTGAAGAGAGCTGCCAGATTCGAATGAATAGGACTTTTTAACCTAAAAAAATAATAAATCATAAAATGCTAAAATAGCAGATAACCAAAAATCGCTGAACAATCAGAGGTTCGGTGTAACTGAGGTTTTGTATCACTACTATGAGTGATTTAGAAATGTATAAAGAGCCGTGTGTAAGGCCCGCATGCATGGTTATGTAAGAGGAAAAACCTCAGAAAACTAACTTCTGAGGTTTACCTACTCGATTCAATGGGTAAAGTCTTTAGAAGTCAATAGAAGACATCAAGGCTTTTGTTAATAAGTGAAATACCCGCGCAAATAATTACACGTAAAAACAAGTGAATGAACGATAGTAACATAAAAATTATATCGGATTAATCTAATTTACATGTTTCATCGGAACAATGCTCATCAGATGATGAGTCGGCTATATACGCTTTAGTCTTAATGTTGTCATAATCTTCTTTCCATGCATGTTGTAATATATCTAAAAATATTTTACTGGGCTGTGCTCCTGAAATAGTATATTTGCCATTCACAATGAAGAATGGGACACCTTGAATTCCGATTTTCAATCCCTCAGCTCTGTCAGCTTCAATATTCTCGTTATATTTGTCATTTTCTAAAACATCCAAAGCTTCGTCGGCATCAAGACCTATTTCACTTGAAAGTTGAGCAAGTGTTGCGTGGTCACCGATATTCAGTGAATCAGTAAAGTGAGCTTTCATAATACGCTCCATATATTCTTGAATCTTCCCTTTCTCTTTTGCATAATAAGAAAGACGAAGTGCGTCATATGAATTAGTAGGAATCATAGTATCTAATTGGTAATCTAAACCAACTGTTTTCGCTTTTTGTATAAGTTCATTGTTCAATGCTTTTGCTTCTTCAAATGGAATATTATGCTTAGTAGATAATATTTGATGAATATCCATTCCTGTATCTTTTTTCGCGTATGAATCTAATTGAAAACCTCGAAATACGACTTCTACCTCTTCTTTATGTTGAAACTGTTCAAGAGCTATTTCAAAGTGACGTTTGCCAATATAACAAAAAGGACAAACAAAATCTGACCAAATTTCTATTTTCATAGTTAAACACTCCTTTAATTTTATTCTATTTTGATTCGGATAAACAACAATTATTGTCATTATATTATTTATAATATTTGATAGTCTTAAGTTCAGCAGATTTATTCATATTTCAATCAAATAACGGTCTGTAATTTTGCTTTT
The nucleotide sequence above comes from Anaerocolumna cellulosilytica. Encoded proteins:
- the ygiD gene encoding 4,5-DOPA-extradiol-dioxygenase codes for the protein MERMPALFIGHGSPMNAIEENTFVKEWKALKDKLPHPEAILSVSAHWFTSGTKVSDSRAPETIYDMYGFPKELYEIIYKAKGAPQFAHKTQQIISRQVAIDNTWGYDHGTWSVLHRIYPEADIPVFQLSVDRNASVLEHYKIGQELTKLREQGVLIFGSGNVVHNLARISWEMEGGYTWAEEFDAYIKENIVSRKDDNVLNYHKIGTSSTLAFTSLDHYAPLLYVLGASHKSEQITVFNDSCILGSLSMTSYLFE
- a CDS encoding iron chaperone, with the translated sequence MEENKITVKSIDEYIGQFPDDLQKKLMELKKVIQLAVPEATEKISYGMPTFYLYGNLVHFAAHQKHIGFYPGSSGIEAFMDRFEGYKVSKGTVQFPIDNPFPYDLITEIVRYRAIQNVAWAKEKKSKRKK
- a CDS encoding response regulator transcription factor produces the protein MSKILIIDDEEELVELLKDELHARGHEVLTAYDGIAGINLAEKHPDLILLDVMLPASDGFTVCRTIREKVLCPILFMSARQSEADRVRGLTLGGDDYIVKPFTLRELMARIEANLRREQRAHYVNKEQKRTKLYFGILELNLIERTLTINNQNIILTRREYDIVEFLGMHSGQVFSREQIYEKIWGYDADGDSNTVVEHIKKIRSKLHTADSETEYLSTVWGIGYKWNKIRGKDAL
- a CDS encoding PQQ-dependent sugar dehydrogenase, which codes for MASIHSMADVTGQFPYRAEIVAENLRVPWAIDISEDGTIYFTERIGNVQKIKDGLLLSEPIVSLKSPFISQGESGLMGLVLDPDFGENHYLYLMYTYRENGSLYNRIVRFTEEDDKLTEETVIFDKIPASATHNGGRIKIGPDNKLYIATGDANNTELPQDKNSLGGKILRIELDGSIPVDNPFPDSPVYSLGFRNPQGIAFNSNAVMYASEHGELAQDEINVIIPGGNYGWPLYTGNEGSDSEDYQKPLVSNSTETWAPSGLAFITQGPFTGQLLAATLRGNRLLAVSLEADGTAAEAINSWLYGRYGRLRDVFQAKDGSIYLLTSNTDARGLPQSNDDKLIQLIPTD
- a CDS encoding aminoglycoside phosphotransferase family protein, translating into MIPGSIIGVGNTATVYDWEPGKVIKLFHSGYPKASVEREYHNAVMLQDKKFSKPSVYDFIIVDNRYGIVYDKIQGESLLDRLLQTQNLNESAKILAELHQEILQNHIQEVPDYKDFLRHNLEKVSWQSQKEKEKILDLLHGLPKGNILCHGDFHPGNVILTPEKPVVIDFMNICAGDYYYDVARTVFLIEFTPVPSVPGDVETLMELKTALADAYLKYMKVTRDEISNVLPVIIASRAGE
- a CDS encoding pirin family protein; translation: MSKCNIKKIIRGQRAVDGAGVHLVRVLGSDDMKDFDPFLMLDSFDSVNPSDYTAGFPMHPHRGIETITYLIAGEIEHEDSLGNKGSIHSGETQWMTAGSGILHQEMPQASDRMLGIQLWLNLPRNEKMTEPAYFSITEEMIAKTTQEEVEIKVISGTFGSTAGIVPKHIPATLFDILLPPGKELLVPVKSDETAFIFLIEGDTILEGKRVSEKSAILYDKGDEIVVLAPQDSPSRVLFFSGKPLHEPIAWGGPIVMNTKEELGVAFEELRKGTFIK
- a CDS encoding DUF3892 domain-containing protein, with the protein product MPENNMNQLTNNLPMMALDDIPIPKPGAQQIVALVKESGRVTGYQLSDGRVLEKEEGVLLAKQGGIQGVGIASRNGNEYLKSLPDGSESNNLSNLPSVSN
- a CDS encoding HAMP domain-containing sensor histidine kinase; this encodes MMKHPKVSNKPIKVQVRRTFLKIIAASVLATAITYILTLILLIYHEQNTILPANYYEQQIPAIYKYIEKKGEVLLGSSEKDRLEEIIPIEGMEYQVLNAAGDILYGTYNATVINNSKDIYYKLNKTEGYKGSYIHYIPVLSADDNKTLQGVVLLIYDLKLGYTNNYYRFIYTFAFTTALLPPFIYIILFTLIFSKRFANGINKPLSMLMTAYQKVGEKDLDFEIIYESGDELGQLCNAFNKMKEALKHSLEYQWKLEQERIDTIQNLAHDLKTPISNLMIYAESLLSQDNHSNDKLNRYLQVIHDNAERSVQLVSQMQYTTDLEYDESHLLLAPVNITDFVHAKLAEYELKASRKKIIITFNSSNAYGANFYIDIEKLERILDNVLSNAVSYTPTGGTISVFLKIKNNYIHYTIQDTGIGFQGKVIEKATQRFYRGDNARNSETGHSGLGLYISKQLLEKMNGSLTVGNSETGGARVEIWHKIYHQT